A window of Cellulosimicrobium protaetiae genomic DNA:
TTGTGGACCTACCAGCCGGAGGTCGCCGAGGCGGCGCTCACGGCGGGCCGCGACGAGCTGACGGCGGCCGTGCGGGCCGCGCACGAGGTCGTGCCGGCGCTCGACGTCTTCACGGACCTCGTCGCCGGGGCCGCTCCCGCGAGCGGGCTCGAGCGCGATGGCGCCGCACTCGTCGTCGTCGGGCGGCCGCGGAGGTCCAGGAGACAGCCCGCGACCGTGCGCGAGGCCCTGAGGCCGCGCCGGAGCCGTCCCCGGCTGCCGGTCGTCGTGGTCGACCTGGCGGTACGCGGCGTCGACGGCCCGTCCGTGGGCCGCGTCGTCGTGGCGCTCGGTGCGCGCGACGACCCGGCACCCGTGCTCGAGACCGCCTACCGTGCCGCCGCGCGACGCGGCGTCGGCCTCACGCTGCTGCACGCGTGGGGCCGCGGGATCGTCCCCGACGTCGTGGACGAGGTGCTCGGCCCGTACCAGGACGTGTTCCCCGAGGTCGGCGTGCTGGCGCGACCGGTGACCTCGGTCGCGCGCGCCCTCGCCGAGGAGTCGCGGGGCGCGGCGCTCGTGGTGGTCGCGGCCCCCGGGCGACCGACAGACGTCGTCGGGCGGATCGTGAGCCGCCGGGTGGTGCGGGCGGTCGCATGCCCGGTCGTCCTCGTCCCCGTCGAGGGTGCCCGGCTCCGACGGACGCGAGCGCCTCGGCCACGGTGACGGTGCCGCGCGCCGCACGCACCGCGGGTTCACGGTCGGGCGCGCGCACCCGCACCCTCGCCGTGCTGCACGGCCAGCGCCGCCGTGCCGACGAGGACGGCGGTCACGACGAGCGTCGCGAACGCGGGGACGGCGAGGGCGACGACCCCGAGAACCACCGTCACCGCCGCGGCGACGACCGGCACCCGGCCCCAGCGACCCCCCATGACCCGGGGGAACAGACCGAGGCCCCCGTAGTAGCACGCCAGACCGCCCGTCAGGGCGAGGACCGCGACGGTGCGGGCGGGCGCACCGGGAGCGGCGAGCACGTCGTCGAGGAGCAGCCGGGTCCCGAGCGCGACGTAGACCACACCGGCGACCAGAGGGAGGTGCCCGAGCGTGTACCCGTCGCGCGCGAGCGCGGGTCGGCGCGCGGCGCCGGCACGCGACAGCGCCTCGTGGGCGGACGCCGACGGCCCGCGGAAGTACGTCCACCAGAGCCCGACCACGACCGCGAACCCGAGGGTCCCGACGCCCAGCGTCGGGAGGGTGGGGCCGCCATCTGCTGTCGGGAGGCCCGAGCCCGCCGAGAGCACGGTCTCGCCCAGGGCGATGATGAGGACGAGACCGTGCCGCTCCACGAAGTGGGCCGGGCTCGCGACCCGCCACCCGTTGTACCGCGAGAGCAGCCACCCCACCCCGAAGTCGAGCGCGAACGCGAGCGCCCAGCAGATGCCCTGCGCGGTCCCGCCGAGCACCGCCCCGACGACCAGCAGCACGCACGACGCGCTCTGCGGGGCGAGGTCGATCAGCACCTGGGTGCGGAGCCTGCCGTCGCCCCGCGCGCTCCACAGGAACGCCGAGACGTAGGCCGCCCGGACCACGGTGATGGCGAGCGCCAGGACGAGCGCGGGGCCCCACGGGCCGTGGTGCGCGTCCCACGCCGACGGGATGACCAGCGCGGCCACGAACAGCGCCGTCATCGCGGCGAGCACCGCCCCGACCACGGCGCCCCGGTCGAGGCGCACACGGTTGCCCAGCCAGATGAACGCGCTCCACGCCCACCAGAGCAGGAGCAGGAGCAGGAGGCCCCGACCCAGGGACACCGCCCCCGGGCCCTCCTCCATGAGGGCGATCACCCGCATGAGGGCGAAGACGAAGACGAGGTCGAAGAAGATCTCGAACATCGTCACGCGATCGCCCTCACGCCGGAACGCGCGCGCGGGCCCGCGCGCCTCGCTGCGCCCGCGCGGGGCGGGCTCACGGGGCGGGCGGACCCGGACGACCGGCTTCCTTCTCACAGCACGGCCGGTCCGCTGCCCGGGAAGTCGGTGGACGCCGCGAGCTCACGCCCTGTGTCGAGCTCGGTCGTGGACCGCGCGAGCCGGTCGCCGATGCGCCGGTACGCGTCGCTGCCGAGGACGAGCCGACGCCGCGGCTCGGCCGCGCGCACGTTGCGGACGATCTCCTCGGCCGCGCGCCGGGGGTCGCCGGGGAACTGCTCGGGCCGCACGGCCGAGACCGTGCGGACGAACGCCCCGACCGTCGCGTCGTAGTCCGGGATGGGACGTCCCGACACGTGCGTGCGGCCCTCGATGCCCGTGCGGAACGACCCCGGCTCGACGAGGAAGGCCCGCAGACCGATCGGCTCGATCTCCTGCCAGAGCGACTCCGTGAGCCCTTCGAGCGCGAACTTCGTCGCGGAGTAGTACCCGTTCGCGGGCAGGGCGGCGATGCCGTCCATCGAGGAGACGTTGACGATCGTGCCGCGTCGGCGCGCCCGCATGCCGGGCAGCACCAGCCGGACCAGCGCGACCGGTGCGAAGACGTTCACCTCGAACTGCGCCCGGACGTCGGCCTCGTCCTGCTCCTCGATCGCGCCGAGGAAGTCGATCGCCGCGTTGTTCACGAGCACGTCGACGCCGCCGGCCCACGCCTCGGCCGCGGCCACGGCCTCCTGCCGCTGCGCGGCGTCGACGACGTCGAGCTCGACCGTCAGGGCGGTGTCCGGGAACCGGGCGCGGACGCCCGAGAGGTCGTGGGCGCTCCGCGCCGCGAGCACGACGCGGTCGCCGGACTCGAGCGCGTGCTCCGCGAGCGCCGCGCCGAGCCCGGTGGCGGCCCCGGTGACGAACCAGGTCGGCTTCTCGTCCATCGTCCGCTCCTCAGGCAGTCTCGGCGAGGTCCGCCGCGAAGTCGGTCGCCCGGCTGACGTCCGCCCAGGCCCGCGCCTCGTCCGCCCGACGCCGCTCGCCCTCCAGGACTCGCGCGACGGCGTCGCTCCCCAGCGGCAGCCGGAGCGGCAGGTCGCTGCCGTCCCGGGCGAGGTCCCCGTGCGCGAGCCCGACGAGCACGCGGGCTCCGCGGACCGGGTCGCCCGGCTGGCGCCCGTCGCCCTCCCGACGCAGGGCGTGCATCGCCCCGACCGTCTCCTCGTAGTCGGCCCCGACCGGGTGCATCGTCATCGAGCCGCCCTGCCAGTCGGTGCGGAACGCGCCGGGCTCGACGATCACGACCCGGACCCCCAGCGGCGCCAGCTCGGCGGCGAGCACCTCGGAGAAGCCCTCGACCGCGAACTTCGCCGCCTGGTAGGCGCCGAGCCCGGGCGTGCCGCCGATCCGGCCACCCACCGACGAGAACTGCAGGAACAGCCCGGAGCGCTGCGCCCGGAGCACGGGGAGCGCCGCCCGCGTGACGTTGACGACGCCGTAGAAGTTGGTCTCGACCTGGGACCGGAAGTCGTCGTCCGGCATCTCCTCGATCGACCCGCTGTTCGCGTAGCCCGCGTTGTCGACCACCACGTCGAGCCGTCCGAACCGGTCGACCGCCTGCCGGACGACGTCGCGCGCCGCCTCGGCGTCGGTGACGTCGAGGTCGACGGCGAGGACCTGCCCGGGACCGTACCGCTCGACGAGGTCGTCGAGCGCCGACGCGCGGCGCGCGGTCGCGACGACCAGGTCGCCACGGTCCAGGGCCGCCTCGGCGATCCGCCTCCCGAAGCCCCGCGAGCTCCCGGTCACCAGCCATACCAGGGTGCCGTCCGGTCGAGTCATGTCCATGCCCCTCTCCTGCGTCGGACCACCTCCGACGCTCCCCTCGATCGTGTCTCCGGGCCTGCCTCCGTCGCGCCCGTGCGCATGCCTGGGGTCGGACCCGGGGGTGCACCGGTGACGCACCCGGGCGCGTCGGCGGAGCCGTCCCCGCGAGGCTGGCCGGGTGCCGCCCGACGGCGCACCAGCCCGTCCCCAGAGAGAAGGAACTGCCATGACGACCATCCGATTCGACCTGAGGTCCACGCTCGGGGCACCGCAGCTCATGGCGGTGCTCACCGACTTCGGGCCCGCACGCGCCGAGCTCTGGCCGACGATCGACGCCGACCACCTCGAGGTGCACGCGCGCGGCGACCACTGGGCCGAGGTGACCGAGGGGACCGCCTCGGCGTGGGAGCGCGCCCGCTACGAGTGGGACGACGACGCGTACCGGGTCACCGTCTCCACCCTCGACTCGAAGGTCTTCGGGCCCGGCGGCGGCTGGGTGTTCCAGCTCACGCCCGAGGGCGACGCGACGCGTGTCGACGTCGAGCTCACCCGCGAGCCGACCGCGCTCAAGGCTCGGGTGCTCGCCCTGCTCCTGCCCCTGGTGGCCCCGCGGTCGCTGCGGAAGGCCTTCAGCGTGCCCTTCCAGGCGGTGCCCTCCGGTGAGGCCCGGGCCCCGCAGGACTGAGGACGCCCGGCGAGAGCACTGAGTACGATCGGGGCAGGCCATCCCGGAAGGACGCACCCGATGAGCACAGCCTTCCCCACGGCGGCAGGTCTGGTCGGTCGCGAACCGGAGTGCGCCACGCTCGACGCCCTGCTCGCGGACGTCCGCGCGGGCCACGGGCGGACCCTGGCGGTCCGCGGCGAGGCAGGGTCGGGGAAGACCTCGCTGCTGGCGTACGCCGAGGCGGGGGCCGCCGGCTGCACGGTCGTCCACGTCACGGGCGTCGAGTCGGAGATGGAGCTGGCGTACGCGGGCCTCCACCAGCTCTGCGCGCCGCTGCTGCACCTCCTCACGAGGCTGCCCTCACCGCAGCAGCAGGCCCTCGGGTCGGCGTTCGGGTTGTCGGCGGGCCCTCCGCCCGACCGGTTCCTCACCGGTCTCGCGACGCTCGGCCTGCTCTCGGAGGCGGCGAGGGAGCGACCGCTGGTCTGCCTCGTCGACGACGTGCACTGGCTCGACGACGCGTCGGACCAGGTGCTGGCCTTCGTCGTCCGGCGGATCGACGCGGAGCCTGTCGGCGTCATCACCGCGAGCCGCGCCTCGCCGGGTGACGCGGTCGAGCACGGCCTGCCCGAGCTCCGGCTCGGGCGGCTACGAGACCGGGACGCCAGGGTCCTGCTCCGCTCGGTCGTCCCGGGCCGCCTCGACGAGGACGTCGTGCGGCGGCTGCTCGCCGAGGCCGACGGCAACCCGCTGGCGCTGCTGGAGCTGCCGCGCGAGCTCTCCCCGGACCAGCTCGCGGGCGGGTACCACGTCCCGGACCTCCGCTCCCTGCGCGGGCGGATCGAGCAGAGCTACGCGCGCCGGGTCGCCGCACTGCCCGGGCGGACGCGTCAGCTCCTCCTCGTCGCCGCGGCGGAGCCGCGACAGGACCCGGCGCTGATCTGGCGGGCCGCGACGGCCCTGCGGCTGAGCGTCGCCGACGCCGCTCCCGCCGAGGCGGAAGAGCTCGCCGACTTCACGGGCGACGTGCGGTTCCGGCACCCGCTCGTGCGGTCGGCCGTCTACACGTCGGCCGCCGCTCCGGAGCGGCGGCTCGTGCACCGCGCCCTGGCCGAGGCCACCGCCGCCGCGGGCGACTCCGACCGGCGCGCCTGGCACCTCGCGCATGCCGCCGACGGGCTCGACGACGCGGTGGCCGTCGAGCTCGAGCGGTCCGCGGGCCGGGCGCTGGCCCGTGGAGGTCTGGCCGCGGCCGCGGCGTTCTGGGAGCGTGCCGCCGAGCTCACCGGTGACCCACGGGCACGTGTCGAGCGAGCGCTGGCTGCCGCGCAGGCCAAGTTCGACGCCGGCGCGCCCGAGGCGGCGCTCCGGCTCCTCGCCATCGCCGAGACCGGCCCGCTCGACGAGCGGGCCATGGCCCGGGCGCAGCTCCTTCGCGCGCAGATCGCCGTGGCGACGGGGAACGGCGCCGAGGCGTCGCTGCTCGACGCCGCCCGACGCCTGGAGCCGGTGGACGCCGAGCTCGCGCGCGAGACCTACCGCGACGCGTTCTACGCCGCGGGCACGGCCGGGCGCCTCGCGCGGGGCGACGGGATGCTCCCGGTCGCGCGGGAGGTGCGCCGGTCCGGCGTGCTCCCGGCACCCGGCTCCGCTCCGACGGACCTCCTCCTCGCCGGCCTCGCAGCCCTGCTCGTCGACGGGCCCGCGCAGGGAGCGCCGCTGCTGCGCGAGGCGCTCCAGGGCGTGCTCGCCGACCCGGACCCGTCGGAGGCGGCGATGCACTGGCACCCGCTCGCGGCGCGCGTGGCCCACGACCTGTGGGACGACCGGGCGTGGGAGGCCGTCACCGAACGGACGATCGAGGTCGCGCGGGACCAGGGGCGGCTCCGGATGCTCCGCGCGGCGCTCATGTCGGGGATGGCGCTGCAGCTCTTCGCCGGCAGGCTTCCCCGAGCCGAGGCCATGTCGGACGAGTGCGCGGTCCTGGTCCACACGACGGGCGACATCATGCCCCCGTACGGTCCGCTCGTCCTGGCCGCCTGGCGGGGGCAGGAGCAGCCGCTCGCCGGGCTGGTGGCGGACCTGGAGCGCGAGGCCGCACGACGGCACGAGGGTCAGTGGATCTCCGCGTGCGCCTGGGCGAGCGCCATGCTCCAGAACGGTCACGGGCGCTACGAGGAGGCGCTCGTCGCCGCCGAGCGCGCGGCGGCGCACCCCGAGGAGCTCGGCATCGCCACGTGGGCGATGGTCGAGCTCGTCGAGGCGGCCGCCCGGAGCGGTGCCCCGGAGCGTGCCGACGCGGCGATGGCACGCGTGGCCGCGATCGCCGACGCGTCCGGCACCGACTGGGCGCTCGGGACGGCGGCGCGCAGCCGCGGCCTGCTCGCGCACGGGGACGACGCCGAGGCGCACTTCCGGGCGGCGCTCGAGCACCTGTCCCGGACCCCGATGGAGTGGTTCACCGCGCGCACGCGCCTCGTGTACGGCGAGTGGCTGCGACGCGAGGGCCGTCGCGTCGACGCGCGCGCCCAGCTCGGCCCGGCCCACGAGCTGCTCGACGCGATGGGCGCGCACGCGTTCGCGGAGCGCGCCCGGCGCGAGCTCGCGGCGACCGGCGCGACGGCCCGCCGACGGTCCGTCGAGGCACCGGTGAGCCTGACGGAGCAGGAGGCCCAGATCGCCCGGCTGGCCGCGGACGGGCTCTCCAACCCGCAGATCGCCGGCCGCCTGTTCCTCAGCCCCCGCACCGTCGAGTGGCACCTGCGGAAGGTCTACACCAAGCTCGGCATCGCGACGCGCACCGAGATCGGCCCCGTGCTCCCGCGGCAGGCGCGCGAGACCACGGGGCCGTGAGCCCGAGGGCTCAGAGCGTGCCGAGCACCGC
This region includes:
- a CDS encoding universal stress protein, coding for MTTFDPRALARATPLPTRAETPGAVLVALDGDPAGRPALEWAAAEAAVRGSALHVRRSVPSPLLAVSPWVWAHHSPWLWTYQPEVAEAALTAGRDELTAAVRAAHEVVPALDVFTDLVAGAAPASGLERDGAALVVVGRPRRSRRQPATVREALRPRRSRPRLPVVVVDLAVRGVDGPSVGRVVVALGARDDPAPVLETAYRAAARRGVGLTLLHAWGRGIVPDVVDEVLGPYQDVFPEVGVLARPVTSVARALAEESRGAALVVVAAPGRPTDVVGRIVSRRVVRAVACPVVLVPVEGARLRRTRAPRPR
- a CDS encoding low temperature requirement protein A, whose product is MFEIFFDLVFVFALMRVIALMEEGPGAVSLGRGLLLLLLLWWAWSAFIWLGNRVRLDRGAVVGAVLAAMTALFVAALVIPSAWDAHHGPWGPALVLALAITVVRAAYVSAFLWSARGDGRLRTQVLIDLAPQSASCVLLVVGAVLGGTAQGICWALAFALDFGVGWLLSRYNGWRVASPAHFVERHGLVLIIALGETVLSAGSGLPTADGGPTLPTLGVGTLGFAVVVGLWWTYFRGPSASAHEALSRAGAARRPALARDGYTLGHLPLVAGVVYVALGTRLLLDDVLAAPGAPARTVAVLALTGGLACYYGGLGLFPRVMGGRWGRVPVVAAAVTVVLGVVALAVPAFATLVVTAVLVGTAALAVQHGEGAGARARP
- a CDS encoding SDR family NAD(P)-dependent oxidoreductase, producing the protein MDEKPTWFVTGAATGLGAALAEHALESGDRVVLAARSAHDLSGVRARFPDTALTVELDVVDAAQRQEAVAAAEAWAGGVDVLVNNAAIDFLGAIEEQDEADVRAQFEVNVFAPVALVRLVLPGMRARRRGTIVNVSSMDGIAALPANGYYSATKFALEGLTESLWQEIEPIGLRAFLVEPGSFRTGIEGRTHVSGRPIPDYDATVGAFVRTVSAVRPEQFPGDPRRAAEEIVRNVRAAEPRRRLVLGSDAYRRIGDRLARSTTELDTGRELAASTDFPGSGPAVL
- a CDS encoding SDR family NAD(P)-dependent oxidoreductase — translated: MDMTRPDGTLVWLVTGSSRGFGRRIAEAALDRGDLVVATARRASALDDLVERYGPGQVLAVDLDVTDAEAARDVVRQAVDRFGRLDVVVDNAGYANSGSIEEMPDDDFRSQVETNFYGVVNVTRAALPVLRAQRSGLFLQFSSVGGRIGGTPGLGAYQAAKFAVEGFSEVLAAELAPLGVRVVIVEPGAFRTDWQGGSMTMHPVGADYEETVGAMHALRREGDGRQPGDPVRGARVLVGLAHGDLARDGSDLPLRLPLGSDAVARVLEGERRRADEARAWADVSRATDFAADLAETA
- a CDS encoding ATP-binding protein, giving the protein MSTAFPTAAGLVGREPECATLDALLADVRAGHGRTLAVRGEAGSGKTSLLAYAEAGAAGCTVVHVTGVESEMELAYAGLHQLCAPLLHLLTRLPSPQQQALGSAFGLSAGPPPDRFLTGLATLGLLSEAARERPLVCLVDDVHWLDDASDQVLAFVVRRIDAEPVGVITASRASPGDAVEHGLPELRLGRLRDRDARVLLRSVVPGRLDEDVVRRLLAEADGNPLALLELPRELSPDQLAGGYHVPDLRSLRGRIEQSYARRVAALPGRTRQLLLVAAAEPRQDPALIWRAATALRLSVADAAPAEAEELADFTGDVRFRHPLVRSAVYTSAAAPERRLVHRALAEATAAAGDSDRRAWHLAHAADGLDDAVAVELERSAGRALARGGLAAAAAFWERAAELTGDPRARVERALAAAQAKFDAGAPEAALRLLAIAETGPLDERAMARAQLLRAQIAVATGNGAEASLLDAARRLEPVDAELARETYRDAFYAAGTAGRLARGDGMLPVAREVRRSGVLPAPGSAPTDLLLAGLAALLVDGPAQGAPLLREALQGVLADPDPSEAAMHWHPLAARVAHDLWDDRAWEAVTERTIEVARDQGRLRMLRAALMSGMALQLFAGRLPRAEAMSDECAVLVHTTGDIMPPYGPLVLAAWRGQEQPLAGLVADLEREAARRHEGQWISACAWASAMLQNGHGRYEEALVAAERAAAHPEELGIATWAMVELVEAAARSGAPERADAAMARVAAIADASGTDWALGTAARSRGLLAHGDDAEAHFRAALEHLSRTPMEWFTARTRLVYGEWLRREGRRVDARAQLGPAHELLDAMGAHAFAERARRELAATGATARRRSVEAPVSLTEQEAQIARLAADGLSNPQIAGRLFLSPRTVEWHLRKVYTKLGIATRTEIGPVLPRQARETTGP